Proteins from one Cryptomeria japonica chromosome 4, Sugi_1.0, whole genome shotgun sequence genomic window:
- the LOC131049010 gene encoding heavy metal-associated isoprenylated plant protein 43-like, with amino-acid sequence MNFLLFVCKTLLLPLFHIVMNMKNITVVSVEISCCKCKKKVMKIAAGIPGVESIAVDVSKNTLTVIGEVDPVELAKKIRKFKKRANIISVGPPEKKKDGEKKNGGEKKVPENLPKSCPTCGVWYIYDAYAFDHNTCSIM; translated from the exons ATGAATTTTCTCTTATTTGTCTGCAAGACCTTGTTATTACCTCTCTTCCATATTGTAATGAACATGAAG AATATTACAGTAGTTTCTGTCGAGATTTCTTGCTGCAAATGCAAAAAGAAAGTTATGAAAATTGCTGCAGGTATACCAG GAGTAGAGTCTATTGCAGTCGATGTATCCAAAAACACTCTTACTGTGATTGGAGAAGTGGATCCTGTAGAGCTTGCTAAAAAAATAAGGAAGTTCAAGAAAAGGGCAAACATTATAAGCGTTGGGCCTCCTGAGAAGAAAAAAGATGGAGAAAAGAAAAATGGTGGAGAGAAGAAGGTGCCTGAAAATCTTCCTAAATCCTGCCCAACATGTGGTGTTTGGTATATTTATGATGCATATGCATTTGATCATAATACATGCTCTATAATGTAA